From Musa acuminata AAA Group cultivar baxijiao chromosome BXJ3-8, Cavendish_Baxijiao_AAA, whole genome shotgun sequence, one genomic window encodes:
- the LOC135645858 gene encoding probable protein phosphatase 2C 33 isoform X1, translated as MGSCLSSDGQSSSSSPSSPSSPALGAKRPRRGQRKKPGPRSHSKKEDHLHRIPGRMFLNGSSGVASLFSQQGRKGPNQDAMIVWENFGSRNDTVFCGVFDGHGPHGHMIAKRVRDVLPLKLNSNWEGEDCRETTVNNSGSINSDTSSTVSLKEENHTSIDFEENDEHSHILRTLKDPFLKAFRIMDKELRQHSDIDCFYSGTTAVTLVKQGQELVIGNVGDSRAVLGTRDENNSLIAVQLTVDLKPNLPREAERIRQCKGRVFALRDEPDVARVWLPNSDTPGLAMARALGDFCLKDYGLISVPEISYWHITERDEFIIMATDGVWDVLSNEEVVDIVASAPARSSAAHLLVESAVKAWRFKFPTSRVDDCAVVCLFLDLDAPNISSDLTSNEVDSPNAAGVGSDEQAPSGPTSLDRLGTIRSSTAFPCDAIEESPGQQFSGTHTQEGSSIDNITSMQGNGWSVQQGVSRVDTLLSLPRFVSGSKQPTNTKAQKRA; from the exons ATGGGGTCCTGCCTGTCGTCGGACGGGCAGAGCAGCTCCTCCAGCCCGTCGTCCCCCTCGTCGCCGGCGCTGGGGGCGAAGCGGCCTCGGAGGGGGCAACGGAAGAAGCCGGGGCCGCGGAGCCACTCTAAGAAAGAGGATCATCTCCATCGGATCCCCGGGAGGATGTTCCTGAACGGGTCCAGCGGCGTCGCCTCGCTCTTCTCCCAGCAAGGCAGGAAGGGACCCAATCAGGACGCCATGATCGTTTGGGAG AATTTTGGCTCTAGGAATGACACAGTATTTTGTGGAGTATTTGATGGCCATGGTCCACATGGCCATATGATTGCTAAGAGAGTCAGAGATGTTCTCCCATTAAAGCTAAATTCCAATTGGGAAGGTGAGGATTGTAGAGAAACCACTGTAAATAATTCAGGAAGCATCAATTCAGACACAAGTTCAACTGTTTCCCTCAAAGAGGAGAATCACACTTCCATTGATTTTGAAGAAAATGATGAGCATTCCCATATTTTAAGGACACTAAAAGATCCATTTCTGAAGGCTTTTAGAATCATGGATAAAGAACTGAGACAGCATTCTGATATAGATTGCTTTTACAGTGGGACAACAGCAGTCACTTTGGTCAAGCAG GGTCAAGAACTTGTGATTGGAAATGTTGGAGACTCAAGAGCAGTACTTGGCACTAGAGATGAAAACAACTCTTTGATTGCAGTTCAATTGACTGTGGATCTTAAACCAAATCTTCCAA GGGAAGCAGAACGAATAAGGCAGTGCAAGGGCAGAGTTTTTGCTCTCCGGGATGAGCCTGATGTGGCTCGAGTTTGGCTGCCTAACAGTGATACCCCTGGCTTGGCAATGGCTCGAGCTCTTGGGGATTTTTGCTTAAAGGATTATGGCTTGATCTCTGTACCTGAGATTTCATATTGGCACATCACAGAAAGAGATGAATTCATTATCATGGCCACTGATGGG GTCTGGGATGTGCTTTCCAACGAAGAAGTGGTAGACATTGTCGCTTCTGCTCCAGCTAGATCCTCGGCTGCTCATTTACTTGTTGAGTCAGCTGTCAAGGCCTGGAGGTTCAAGTTCCCAACTTCCCGAGTTGACGACTGTGCTGTAGTCTGCCTCTTCCTTGATTTAGATGCACCAAACATTTCCTCCGATCTCACATCCAATGAAGTTGATTCACCAAATGCCGCTGGGGTTGGCAGCGACGAGCAAGCGCCTTCCGGTCCAACTTCTTTGGACCGTCTCGGCACAATCCGCTCTAGCACTGCATTCCCATGTGATGCAATCGAAGAATCTCCAGGACAGCAGTTCTCTGGAACTCATACCCAAGAAGGATCCTCCATTGACAATATCACCTCGATGCAAGGCAATGGTTGGTCTGTTCAACAGGGCGTCTCTCGAGTGGATACTCTGTTGTCATTGCCAAGGTTTGTTTCAGGGAGTAAACAGCCAACCAATACCAAGGCTCAGAAAAGAGCATGA
- the LOC135645858 gene encoding probable protein phosphatase 2C 33 isoform X2 yields the protein MGSCLSSDGQSSSSSPSSPSSPALGAKRPRRGQRKKPGPRSHSKKEDHLHRIPGRMFLNGSSGVASLFSQQGRKGPNQDAMIVWENFGSRNDTVFCGVFDGHGPHGHMIAKRVRDVLPLKLNSNWEGEDCRETTVNNSGSINSDTSSTVSLKEENHTSIDFEENDEHSHILRTLKDPFLKAFRIMDKELRQHSDIDCFYSGTTAVTLVKQGQELVIGNVGDSRAVLGTRDENNSLIAVQLTVDLKPNLPKRIRQCKGRVFALRDEPDVARVWLPNSDTPGLAMARALGDFCLKDYGLISVPEISYWHITERDEFIIMATDGVWDVLSNEEVVDIVASAPARSSAAHLLVESAVKAWRFKFPTSRVDDCAVVCLFLDLDAPNISSDLTSNEVDSPNAAGVGSDEQAPSGPTSLDRLGTIRSSTAFPCDAIEESPGQQFSGTHTQEGSSIDNITSMQGNGWSVQQGVSRVDTLLSLPRFVSGSKQPTNTKAQKRA from the exons ATGGGGTCCTGCCTGTCGTCGGACGGGCAGAGCAGCTCCTCCAGCCCGTCGTCCCCCTCGTCGCCGGCGCTGGGGGCGAAGCGGCCTCGGAGGGGGCAACGGAAGAAGCCGGGGCCGCGGAGCCACTCTAAGAAAGAGGATCATCTCCATCGGATCCCCGGGAGGATGTTCCTGAACGGGTCCAGCGGCGTCGCCTCGCTCTTCTCCCAGCAAGGCAGGAAGGGACCCAATCAGGACGCCATGATCGTTTGGGAG AATTTTGGCTCTAGGAATGACACAGTATTTTGTGGAGTATTTGATGGCCATGGTCCACATGGCCATATGATTGCTAAGAGAGTCAGAGATGTTCTCCCATTAAAGCTAAATTCCAATTGGGAAGGTGAGGATTGTAGAGAAACCACTGTAAATAATTCAGGAAGCATCAATTCAGACACAAGTTCAACTGTTTCCCTCAAAGAGGAGAATCACACTTCCATTGATTTTGAAGAAAATGATGAGCATTCCCATATTTTAAGGACACTAAAAGATCCATTTCTGAAGGCTTTTAGAATCATGGATAAAGAACTGAGACAGCATTCTGATATAGATTGCTTTTACAGTGGGACAACAGCAGTCACTTTGGTCAAGCAG GGTCAAGAACTTGTGATTGGAAATGTTGGAGACTCAAGAGCAGTACTTGGCACTAGAGATGAAAACAACTCTTTGATTGCAGTTCAATTGACTGTGGATCTTAAACCAAATCTTCCAA AACGAATAAGGCAGTGCAAGGGCAGAGTTTTTGCTCTCCGGGATGAGCCTGATGTGGCTCGAGTTTGGCTGCCTAACAGTGATACCCCTGGCTTGGCAATGGCTCGAGCTCTTGGGGATTTTTGCTTAAAGGATTATGGCTTGATCTCTGTACCTGAGATTTCATATTGGCACATCACAGAAAGAGATGAATTCATTATCATGGCCACTGATGGG GTCTGGGATGTGCTTTCCAACGAAGAAGTGGTAGACATTGTCGCTTCTGCTCCAGCTAGATCCTCGGCTGCTCATTTACTTGTTGAGTCAGCTGTCAAGGCCTGGAGGTTCAAGTTCCCAACTTCCCGAGTTGACGACTGTGCTGTAGTCTGCCTCTTCCTTGATTTAGATGCACCAAACATTTCCTCCGATCTCACATCCAATGAAGTTGATTCACCAAATGCCGCTGGGGTTGGCAGCGACGAGCAAGCGCCTTCCGGTCCAACTTCTTTGGACCGTCTCGGCACAATCCGCTCTAGCACTGCATTCCCATGTGATGCAATCGAAGAATCTCCAGGACAGCAGTTCTCTGGAACTCATACCCAAGAAGGATCCTCCATTGACAATATCACCTCGATGCAAGGCAATGGTTGGTCTGTTCAACAGGGCGTCTCTCGAGTGGATACTCTGTTGTCATTGCCAAGGTTTGTTTCAGGGAGTAAACAGCCAACCAATACCAAGGCTCAGAAAAGAGCATGA